In Kiloniellales bacterium, the DNA window AGCGATAGCGCACGACTCCCGGCCAGACGCGAACGCGTCTGATCGGGAAGTGCGCTAGCGGCGGCCGAAGAGCCTTTCGATGTCGGCGAGCTTGAGTTCGACGTAGGTGGGGCGGCCGTGGTTGCACTGGCCGGAGTGGGGGGTCGCCTCCATCTGGCGCAGGAGGGCGTTCATCTCCTCGGTGTTGAGCCGGCGCCCGGCGCGCACCGAGCCGTGGCAGGCCAGGGTGCCGCAGACCTCTTCCAGCTTCTCCTTGACCGTGAAGGCCTGGTCGAGCTCGGCCAGCTCGTCGGCGAGGTCGGCGACCAGGCGCTGGACGTCGGGCTGGCCGAGCAGCGCCGGGACCTCGCGCACCACCACGGCGCCGGGGCCGAAGGCCTCGAGCACCAGGCCGATCTCGGCCAGCTCCGGGGCGCGGGCCAGGAGGCGGGCCGCCGAGTCCTCGCCCAGCTCGACCACCTCGGGGATCAGCAGGATCTGCCGGGCGACGCCCTTTTCTGCCAGCTCGCGCTTCATGCGCTCGTAGACCAGGCGCTCGTGGGCGGCGTGCTGGTCGACGATGACGATGCCGTCCCCGGTCTGGGCGACGATGTAGGTCGCGTGCAGCTGGGCGCGGGCGGCGCCCAGGGGATAGTCGGGCGCAGCCTCGGCCGCTTCGGCGGCGGGCTCGGCGCCGCGGGCGCCGGGGGGTTGGGCCAGCTCCGGCAGGGGGGCGTGGTAGGCGGCGCCGGCCTCGGCTAGGCCGCGCGGCAGGACCGTGGTCGGCGGGCGGTAGGCGTAGGCCCCGTTGGCGTTCGGCCCGGCCGGCGCCTCGGCGGCGCGCAGGGCGCCGAGGGCGGCCTGGGCGACCGTGGTCGAGGCGCGGTGGCCGGCCTCCGACAGGGCGTGGCGGCAGGCGCCGACGATCAGGCCGCGGACCAGGCCGGGGTCGCGGAACCGGACCTCGGCCTTCATGGGATGGACGTTGACGTCGACCGCCTCGGGCGGCAGCTCCAGAAAGAGCGCCAGCAGGGGATGGCGGTCGTGGGCCAGGAAGTCGCGGTAGGCGCCGCGCACCGCGCCGTGCAGCAGCTTGTCGCGCACCGGCCGGCCGTTGACGAAGAGGTACTGGTGGCGGGCGTTGGCGCGGTTGAGGGTCGGCAGGCCGATGTGGCCGGAGAGCTTGAGGCCCTCGCGCTCGGCCGCGATGGCCAGCGCGTTCTCGGCGAAGTCCTTGCCCAGGATCGCGCCCAGGCGGGCGAGCCGGGCATCGAAGAGGTCGCCCGTGGCGGCGGTCAGGCGCAGGGTGGTGCGGCTGCCGTCGGAGAGGGAGACGCCGACCTGGGGGAAGGCCATGGCCAGGCGGGCGACCACGTCCTCGGCGTGGCCGTACTCGGTGCGCGGGGTCTTGAGGAACTTGAGCCGGGCCGGGGTCGCGAAGAAGAGGTCGCGGACCTCGACCCGGGTGCCCGGGCCCTGGGCCGCCGGCTCGGGCGCGGCCTTGCGGCCGCCCTCGATCGTCAGGCGCCAGGCCTGGTCGGCGCCGGCCGGGCGGCTGGTCACGGTCATGCGGCTGACCGCGCCGATCGAGGGCAGGGCCTCGCCGCGGAAGCCGAGGCTGGCGATGCGGACCAGGTCGTCGTCGGGCAGCTTGGAGGTGGCGTGGCGCTCGACCGCCAGGGCCAGCTCCTCAGGGCCCATGCCGCAGCCGTCGTCGGTCACCGCGATCAGGCTGCGGCCGCCGTCGCGCAGCACGACCTCGACCTGGCCGGCGCCGGCGTCGAGGGCGTTCTCGACCAGCTCCTTGACCGCCGAGGCCGGGCGCTCGACGACCTCGCCGGCGGCGATGCGGTTGACCAGGGTCTCGGGCAGCAGGCGCAGGCTCATGACCCGGCCTCTTCCAGGTACCGGCGGGTCAGGCGCTTGCCGGCCTCGACCGCCGGCTGGTCGAAGGGCTCCACGCCGAGCAGGTCGGCGGCGATGATGGTCTCCAGCATGAAGTGCATGAAGAGGGCGCCGAGGCTCTCCTCGTCCAGGCGCGGCAGGTGGATCCGCCGGACGGGGCGCTTCTCGGCGACCAGGGTCTCGGCGGTCGCCCGGCCGGCGGCGGCGAAGAGGTCGCCGATCCGGCGCCCGGCCAGGTAGCCCAGGGAGGCGCCCTCGGCCAGGGCGGCCGGGATCTCGGGGCCCTGGCCGGCCGCGGCGACGGTCAGGACCGTGTAGGCCTTGTCGGCCGGGCCGGCGAGGTAGAGCTGGAGCTGGCTGTGCTGGTCGACCGTGCCCAGGGCCTTGACCGGGGTCGTGCCCTTGCCGTCCTTGCCCAGGCTCTCGGCCCAGAGCTGGCGGTACCAGAGCACGAAGGGGTCCAGGCGGTCGCAGTAGGCCAGCAGTACGCTCATCGGCAGCCCGCGCCGCTCGGCCAGGCCGACGGCAACGGCGGCGCCCAGCGCCGGCGGCGCCTGCGCCGGCTCGGGCGCGTCCAGGGTGGCGTCGAGGACGGCCTGGGCGCCGGCGCGCAGGCGCTCGACGTCGAGGCCGAGGAGCCGGGCCGGCAGGGCGCCGACCACCGAGAGCACGGAGTAGCGGCCGCCGAGCTCCGGGTCGTGGTCCAGGCAGGTGAGGCCGTAATCCCGGGCGAGGCGCGTGAGCGGGCTGTCCTTGGGCTCGGTCACGGCGACGATGCGCTCGGCCAGGGCGGCGCGGCCGAGGGCCGCCTCCATCGCCGCCAGGAGGATCAGGAACTGGCTCAGGGTCTCCGGGGTCGAGCCGGACTTGGAGACCACGACCAGCCCGGTCCGGGCCAGGTCGAGGCCGGCGAGCAGGCGTTCTACGGTCACCGGGTCGACGTTCTCCAGGACCCGGAGGCGTGGCGTCGTCCCGGGCTCGGCCAAGGCCTGGAGGGTGCGGGCGCCGAGGGAGGAGCCGCCGGTGCCGAGCAGCACGACCGTATCGCAGGCGGCGCGCAGGCGGTCCGCCGCGGCCTCGATGGCGGGCAGGTCGTCGCGCCGGGCGGCGATGGTCAGGTGCGGCAGGCTGCCGGCCTCGCGGGCGGCGCGCAGGCGGGCCAGGCTTGGCAGACTGCGGGCCAAGTCCTCGGCCAGCTCGGCCTCGCTCAGGCCGGCGGCGCCGACCGCCGCCGCCAGGCAGGTCTCGATCTCTTGGGAAAAGCTCATGGCCAGCCGGCTCCGGGGACGATTCTCCAGGCGATCCTGGAGGCGAATCGCCTGCGTCCGAGTCTAGCAGAGCCCCCGGCGCGGCAAAACCGGCCGTGCGGTCAGGAGTTGTCGGGCGGGGCCTCGCGGGTCGCCTCGACGCCGTCCGGCTGGCCGACCACGACCACGGTCAAGGCTTCGGGATCGAAGAGCCGGCGCGCGACCCGCTTGGCGTCTTCCGGGGTCACCGCTTCGATCAGCTCCTTCTGGCGGTCCAGGTAGTCGATGCCCAGCTCCTGGAGCTGGATGCCGACCATCATGCGGGCGATGCGCCCGGTGCTGGAGAGCCGCAGCGGGAAGGAGCCGGTCAGGTAAGTCTTGGCGTCTTTCAGCTCCTCGGCGGTCGGCCCGGCTTCGGCCATGCGCTTCCATTCGGCGCGGATCAGGTCGAGGGACTCGCCGATCCGGCCGTTCTGGGTCGCCACCCCGCCGAGGATCATGGCGCCGTGGTCCAGGGGCTGGAGAAAGCTGTAGACCGAGTAGGCCAAGCCGCGCTTCTCGCGCACCTCCTCATAGAGCCGCGAGGCGAAGCTGCCGCCGCCGAGCACGTAGTTGACCACCCGGGCGGCGTAGTAGTCCGGATCGTCGCGGCGGATCCCGGCATGGCCGAAGATCGCCGTCGACTGCGGGATGTCGCGCTCGACCACGACCACGTCGCCCTCGGCCCGGGGCTCGGCCGCCGCGACCTCGATCGGATCGCCGGTCGCGGGCAGGCCGAGGAAGGTCTCGTCGAGCAAGTCTGCCAGGTCCTCCGGCGTGATGTCGCCGGAGACCCCGACCACCAGGCGGTCCCGGCTGAAGATCCGCCGCGTGTAGGCGACCAGGTCGTCGCGGGTGATGCCGCCGACGCTTTCCGCCGTGCCGCGCAGGGGCCGCCGGTAGGGATGGTCGGGCAGCAGCAGCCGGCGCATCGTGAGGATGGCGATGGTGTCCGCATCCTCGGAGTCCCGGGCCAGGCGGGCCAGGATCTGGCTGCGGATCCGCTCGACCGGCTCTTCGTCGAAGCGCGGCTCGGTCAGCGCCAGGCGCAGCAGGTCGAAGGCCTTGTCGCGGTGCTTGGTCAGGGTCTGGACGCCGCCGAAGAAGCGGTCAAGCCCGGCGGTGAAGGACAGCGAGATCGAGCGGTTCTCCATCTCGCGCCGGAAGCCGCGCGAGTCCAGCTCGCCGGCGCCCTCGTCGATCAGCCCGGAGACCATGTTGGCCAGGCCTTCCCGGCCCTCCGGGTCGATGACGCTGCCGCCGTCGCGGAAGGCGAGCTCGACGGCGATGATCGGGTTGCTGTGGTCCTCGACCAACCAGGCCTCGATGCCGCCGGGGCTGACCACCCGCTGCACCTCGACGGCCTTGGCCGGCTGGACCGCGACGAGGGCCAGGGCGACCACGGCCGCAAGCCCCTGGAGGATCGCTCGGGTTCCGGAGGTCATGGTCGGTCCTCAGCTGGTCGGTTCGGGTTCGAGCACGGCGGTCACCGAGCGGCGCTCGTCGAAGACGGCCCGGGCCACGGCGTTGATCTGTTCGGCGGTGACCGCGCCGATGCGCTCGGGCCAGGACTCGACGTCCTCCAGGGTCTGGCCGGTCACCAGGGCGGCGCCGATGACCCGCGAGGGGGTCGAGACGCTGTCGCGGGCGAAGACCGCCGCGGACTGCAGCCGCTCCTTGGCCTCGGCGACCTCCTCGTCGGTGACGCCGTCTTCCAGCAGCTTGTCGATCTCCTTGCGCAGCGCCGCCTCGGTCAGGGCCAGCTCGGTGCCCGGGCGCGGCGAGGCGTAGAAGGTGAAGGTGCTGAGATCGAAATCGTCGCCGCCGTAGCCGCTGCCGGCCGAGGCGGCAAGCCCCTGCTCGACCACCAGGGAGAGGTAGAGCCGGCTGACGGTGCCGCCGCCCAGGATCTCGGACAGGACCTGGAGGGCGTAGGCCTCGCCCTCCTCGCCGCGGTTGTAGCTGGGCGCCAGGTAGGAGATCGAGAGCGAGGGCTGGCGTACGCGCGGGCTCTGCAAGGTCACGCGGCGCGGCGCCATCTGGGCCGGCTCCTGCGGGCGCGCCCGTTCGGGCACCGCGCGCCGCGGGACGGCGCCATAGTACTTCTCGGCCAGCGGCCGGACCTCCTCCAGCGAGACGTCGCCGGAGATCACCACCACCGCGTTGTTCGGCGCGTACCAGCGCCGGTAGAAGGCCAGGGCGTCCTCGGTGGTGAGCTGCCGCATCTCGTGCTCCCAACCGATGATCGAGATGCCGTAGGGGTGGTTCATGAAGAGCGCGGCCCGGGCCATCTCCGAGAGCTGGGCGCCGGGCTCGTTGTCGACCCGGCTGCGCCGCTCCTCCAGGATCACGTCGCGCTCGGACAGGACCACCTCATCGGTCAGGACCAGGTTGGCCATGCGGTCGGCCTCGTACTCCATCATGAGCGCCAGGCGGTCGCTGGCGATGGTCTGGAAGTAGCCGGTGTAGTCGTAGCTGGTGAAGGCGTTCTCCCGGCCGCCGTTGCGCGCGATCAGGTCGGAGAACTCGCCGGGCCCCGCGGTCTCGGTGCCCTTGAACAGCAGGTGCTCGAGGAAGTGGGCCAGGCCCGACTTGCCCGGCGCCTCGTCCGCGGCGCCGACCTTGTACCAGACCATGTGGTTGACGATCGGCGCCCGCCGGTTTGTGACGACCACGACCTGGAGGCCGTTGTCGAGGGTGAAGCTCTCGGGTTCGAAGACGCGGGCCTGGACGACCCGGCCAGAGGTGAGCAGGAGCGCGGTCAGGCCGGTCAGGACGGCGAGCCGCCGCAGCGAGCGAAAGCGTGTCACGGTTCCTCCGGAAGGGCGGTCCGACCTGCGCCGGCGCAGGCCGCTCACCGCATCGATATAGGCGTGTCTGCGCGGGCGCGCAACAGGCACGCCAGGGTGACGGCCGAAGCTTGTGCGAAGGTTAACGCCGAGCCACGGCGGGCCCGGCCGTCACGCCCTTGGTATCAGTCGAAGACGCCTTCGAGGATGCCCCGCTGACGGCGTTTGATGACCGGGGTCTCGCCGGTGTTGACCGGGCGGTTCAGGGCCCGGTTCTCGCGCAGGCGGTCCGACTCGGCCCGGGCATCGACCACGTTGCCGGTCGGCTCGGGATCACGCCAGAAGATCAGGTTGTCGAGAAAGGTGTTGGAGTCCTCGTTGATCTGCTCGGTCTCGAGCTCGACCATCTGACGGATCTGCGGATCCACCCGATCGGCCCCAGCGCGTTGGGTCAGCGCCCGCTCGCCGGCGCTCTGGGCGCCCTGGGCGCCGTAGACCCGCACCGGCGTTGCGCCGTCCGCGCCGTTCAGTTTGAAGACGCTGCTGCGCGCCCGCTGGGTCGGCGTGCCCTCCTGGGGCCGGACGGCGCCCGGCTCCGGCGGGCGGAGGCGGTAGTCGGGCGGCAGGCTCAAGGGCGCCTGCGAGGCCACCCGGAACTCGTCGGGCGACTGCTTGCCCATCCCCAACTGCTTTTGCACACCACTGCAGGCCGCCAGCCCAAAAACCAAAAAGGCCGCGCCTGCGACGAAGGCCGCGCGTCTCATCAACCGTCCCCTTGCTTCCTTCCTTCCCCCGAGGGTGCAAGTGTATCGCCCTGTTGCTGAAGGAACAAGCCATCGTAAACCAAGGCCAGAACCCCGACGACGATCGCGCTGTCGGCGAGGTTGAAGGCCGGCCAGTGACCGTTCAGCGGCGGAAAGCTGAACAGGAAGCCGTGGAAGTCGAGGAAGTCGACCACCGCCCGCTCGGCCCGGAACAGCCGGTCGACGGTGTTGCCGAGGGCGCCGCCGATGATCAGCCCGATCGCGGTCGCCGGCAGCCAGTGCCGGATCTGCCAGAGCCAGTAGACCAGCCCCAGGGAAATGGCGATCGCCAGGGCGGAGAGCGCCCAGGGCTGCCAGGTCGCGGCGCCCTCGGCGAACATACCGAAGCTGACGCCGCGGTTGTAGACCAGCACGATGTTGAAGAAGCTGGTCACCTCGACGAAGCGGCGCTCGGCCAGGACGAGGTCAAGGATCAGCCACTTGCTGAGCTGATCGAGGACCAGGACCAGGGCGGCCAGCCCGAGGCCCAGCCGCTGCAGCCCGCCCAGGCCCTTGCGGTCCGCCGGCACGGTCATGCCGGCGCCAGCACGTCGGCGCAGCGGCCGCAGAGGGCCGCGGACTCGGCCTGCTTGCCGACCTCGGGCAGGATCCGCCAGCAGCGGGCGCACTTGTCGCCGGCCGCCGGCCCCGGGACCACCCCGACCCCCGGCACCTCCTCCAGGGTGAAGGCCCCGGCCGGCGCCGCGCCGGCGGCGAGCTCGATTCCGGAGGTGATCGAGACTTCGGCCAGGTCGACCCCGTCGAGCGCCCGGCGGAGCGTTTCGTCCGCGATGAAGACCTCGGGGCCGGCCTGGAGGCTCGAGCCGATCCGCTTCTCGGCGCGCTCCAGCTCCAGCGCGCCGGTCACGACCCGGCGGACCTGGCGCACCTTGGCCCACTTCGCGGCCAGGGCCTCGTCGCGCCATTCGGCCGGGACCTCCGGGAAGAGCCGCAGGTGGACGCTGTCCTCGGCCGCCGGGGTCTCGCCGAAGCGGCTCAGCCAGGCCTCCTCGGCGGTGAAGCAGAGGATCGGCGCCAGCCAGGCGGTCAGGCAGGAGAAGACCCGGTCCAGCACGCTGCGGCAGGCACGGCGCCGGATCGAGTCCGGATGGTCGCAGTAGAGCGAGTCCTTGCGGACGTCGAAGTAGAAGGCCGAGAGGTCGACCGCGCAGAAGGCGTTGAGCGCCTGGTAGATGGCGTGGAAGTCGAAGTCCGCGCAGCCCTGGCGCACGATCCGGTCGAGCTCCGCCAGACGGTGCAGGACCCATCGCTCGAGCTCCGGCATCTCGGCCGGCGCCAGGCGCTCCTTCTCGGCGAAGCCGTCCAGGTTGCCGAGCAGGTAGCGCAGGGTGTTGCGCAGGCGGCGGTAGGCGTCGACCTGGGTGCGCAGGATCTCGGGGCCGATCCGCACGTCCTCGGCATAGTCGGAGGCGACGACCCAGAGCCGCAGGATGTCGGCGCCGCTCTTGTCGATGACCTCCTGGGGCGAGGTGATGTTGCCCAGGGACTTGGACATCTTCTTGCCGTCCTCGTCGAGGGCGAAGCCGTGGGTCAGGACCGCGTCGTAGGGCGCCCGGCCGCGGGTGCCGGCCGATTCCAGGAGCGAGGTGTGGAACCAGCCGCGGTGCTGGTCCGAGCCTTCGAGGTAGAGCGAGGCCGGCCACTCCAGGTCGTCGCGGGCCTCGAGCACGAAGGCGTGGGTCGAGCCGGAATCGAACCAGACCTCGACCACGTCGGTGATCTGGTCGTAGTCCGCGGCCGCATGGTCGTTGCCCAGGAAGCGCTGCGGATCGCTGGCGAACCAGGCATCCCCGCCCTCCTCTTCGAAGGCTGCGGCGACCCGGTCGATCACCGCCTGGTCGCGCAGCACCTCGCCGCTCGCCTTGTGGACGAAGAGCGGCAGGGGCGTGCCCCAGAAGCGCTGGCGCGAGACGCACCAGTCCGGGCGCTGCTCGATCATGGCGTAGAGCCGCTGCTTGCCGGCGGCCGGCACGAAGCGGGTGTCCTCGATGCTCTTCAGCGCCTTGGCCCGCAGGTCGTTGGCCTCCATGGAGATGAACCACTGCGGCGTGTTGCGGAAGATCAGCGGCGCCTTGGAGCGCCAGGAATGGGGATAGCTGTGCTTGAGCTTACCTTTGGCGAGCAACGCCCCGGCCCCGGCCAGGGCCGAGATCACCTTGCCGTTGGCATCACCTTCCTTGCCGTCGGCGTCGTAGACGACGGTCCCGGCGAAGAGCGGGACGTGGGGCAGGAAGCGGCCGGCGCCGTCGAGGGTCTGCGGCACCTCCAGGCCCTTGGCGCGGCCCAGCTCGAAGTCGTCGGCGCCGTGGCCGGGCGCGATGTGCACGAAGCCCGTCCCCTGGTCCATGGTGACGAAATCGGCAGGGAAGAGCGGCACGTCGAAGTCGTAGCCTTGCCCGCGGAAGGGATGGGCGGTCAGCGTGCCGGCGAGTTCGGCGCCCTTGACCTCGGCCAGGACGCTGTGCGCCGTGACCTTGGCGTCGGCGAGCACGGTCTCCAGCAGGGCCTTGGCGACGACGATCTTCTCGCCCGGCCGCACGCCGGATTTCTCCTCCGCGGCGCCCAGCTCGACCACGAGGTAGGCCTCCTCCGCGGCGAAGGCGATCGCCCGGTTGCCGGGGATGGTCCAGGGCGTGGTGGTCCAGATCACCACGGCGGCGCCATCGAGCGCCGGGACGCTCGCCTTCGTCACCGGGAAGCGCACCCAGATGGTCGGCGAGACGTGGTCGTGGTACTCGACCTCGGCGTCGGCCAGGGCGGTCTTCTCGACCACCGACCAGAGCACCGGGCGGGCGCCGGCGTAGAGCCCGCCGTTCATCAGGAACTTGCCGAGCTCGCGCACGATCTGCGCCTCGGCGGCATAGCTCATGGTGGTGTAGGGCGTCTCCCAGTCGCCGATCACGCCCAGGCGCTTGAACTCCTCGGTCTGGACGCCGATCCAGTGGGTCGCGAAGTCGCGGCATTCGCGGCGGAACTCGACCGCCGGGACCTCGTCCTTGTCCTTGCCCTCGGCGCGGTAGCGCTCCTCGACCTTCCATTCGATGGGCAGGCCGTGGCAGTCCCAGCCGGGCACGTAGTTGGCGTCCTTGCCCAGCATCTGCTGGGAGCGGTTGATGACGTCCTTCAGCACCTTGTTCATGGCGTGGCCCATGTGAAGGTGCCCGTTGGCGTAGGGCGGCCCGTCGTGGAGGATGAACTTCTCGCGGCCCCTGGCGGCCTCGCGCTGGCGGCGGTAGAGGTCCATCGCCTCCCAGCGCGCCAGGATCTCGGGCTCGCGCTTGGGCAGGCCGGCGCGCATCGGGAAATCCGTGCGCGGCAGGAACACCGTGGATTTGTAGTCTTCGCTCATAACGAAGGTCTCGCGATCTTGTCTTGGTGGCTGACGATCAGGCCGTGTCCGGCTGGGCTTGGGGCGGGCCGTTACCCTGCGGCGCTGGCCGCCGCCGGGTCCCGACCCTCCAGAATTCGCCGGGCCGCGCGGCAGTCCTCGGCGATTTGTGCCTTCAAAGGCTCCAGGCCGTCAAACCTCTTGTCCGCCCGGACGTAGTCGACCAGCTGCACCCGGAGGTGGCGGCCGTAGAGGTCGCCGGGGTCGGCGAAGAAATGGACCTCGAAGGGCGGCCGCTGGCCGGCCGTGACCGGCTCCTCGCCGAAGTAGCCGACCCCCTCGGCGAAGACGGTCTCGGCGCCGGCGTCGACCCCGGCGCGGACCGCATAGATGCCGTGGGCCGGCGAGAGGTAGTCGCCGAGGTCGATGTTAGCGGTCGGGAAGCCGAGGGTCCGGCCCCGGCCGCGGCCGCGGTCGACCCGGCCCTCGATCTCCCAGGAGCGGCCGAGCAGGGCCGCCGCCTTGGCCGGGGCGGCGTCCTGGAGGTAGGTCCGGATCCGGCTGGAGGCGTAGACCTCGCCGCCGGGCGCCGCGACCGGGGCCACGGCGGTGGTGCCGAAGCCGCGCTCGGCGCCCAGGGCGTCCAGCAGCGCGACGTCGCCGCCGCGCTTGTGCCCGAAGTGGAAGTCCCAGCCGGTCACCACGTGGCGGGCGCCGAGGTCGCGCAGCAGGACCTCGTCGACGAAGGCCTCGGCCGAACGCTTGGAGAAGTCGAGGTCGAAGTGCAGCACGATCATGTTGTCGACCCCGACCGCCTCCAGCGCGCGGGCCTTGATCCGCAGGGGGGTCAGGCGAAAGGGCGGCAGGCCGGGCTGAAAGACCTGGCGGGGGTGCGGCTCGAAGGTCAGGACGTTGAGCGCGGCGCCGAGGCCGTCCGCCCGGTCGCGCGCAGCCGCGATCACCGCCTGGTGGCCCAGGTGAACGCCGTCGAAGTTGCCGACCGCGATCACCGCGCCGCGCGCCTCCGACGGCAAACCCTCGCTATGCCTGTAGATCGCCATGAACGTCCCGCGAACTGCCCGCTCCCGTCGCAGCCGAGCTGCCTCAAGCGGGCGACACCTTATCGCGGCGGGCGGCGGCTGGGTAGGCCCCTGCCGCCGAGGCCCGGGCCGGGCCTGCGCCGCCTCGCCGAAGGCCCGGGCGGCCCCGGCGCCCTACGCGACCCGGTCGACGGCCGCGCGCTTGGACACCAGGAGCTGCGCCTGGCCGTCGATCACGACCTTGTCGCCCACCGTGCACACGGTCTCGAGGTCGATCTTGCCCTTCTCCGGGTCGATGGCGGTGATGGTCGCCTTGGCGGTCACCGTGTCGCCGATCCGCACCGGCGCCCGGAACTTCAGGTTCTGGCTCAGGTAGATGCAGCCGGGGCCGGGCAGCCGGGTACCCAGGACGGCGGAGATGAAGCTGGCCGAAAGCAGGCCGTGGGCGATTCGTTCCCTGAAGCGGGTCTGCCGGGCGAAGTCGTCTTCGAGGTGAACCGGATTGGTGTCCCCGGAGACGTTCGCGAAGCCGATGATGTCCTGGTCGCTGACCTGCTTGGTGAAGCTCTCGCTCATGCCCACGGAGAGCTCCTCCAGGAAGTAGCCGTGCCCCTCGTGCATCCTGCAGTCCCCCTCTTTCCGCCATGTTCTTGTTGTGCGCTGCAGCAATTATACCGCAATGCAAGATAACCAAACCTTTACGACGGGGCAAGCGGCCTAAGCTGCGACGGTTTAAGGCTTTCTTCGCATTGCGA includes these proteins:
- a CDS encoding MaoC family dehydratase, giving the protein MHEGHGYFLEELSVGMSESFTKQVSDQDIIGFANVSGDTNPVHLEDDFARQTRFRERIAHGLLSASFISAVLGTRLPGPGCIYLSQNLKFRAPVRIGDTVTAKATITAIDPEKGKIDLETVCTVGDKVVIDGQAQLLVSKRAAVDRVA